Proteins from a genomic interval of Sphingobacterium lactis:
- a CDS encoding FecR family protein yields the protein MQQDKGHSEKILRKYQTGTLTDAEKKSVAQWLSKLDSQEGEVPSTEVNAMEQRSIQEIRQQYFPKPVRPLFSLYSKIAAIAACVLTMLGLGLWYYQDSQHSQSVMAAAEDMQVVATGIGEQKTISLSDGSQVILNSQSQLAYPKKFHADSREVKLTGEAFFEVSKNPEKPFRVQMQDFDVQVLGTSFNIKSYPADATYSVSVKTGRVAVSNKDQEEIILNRGEGVRIMAESGSWERQEINPESISAWKTGKLVFMDESLADIAKVLERRYHISITFKDAAIAQQKLNITIKDQALSQVLDVLQLSGNFGYTKQADRILIWGK from the coding sequence ATGCAGCAAGATAAAGGACATAGCGAAAAAATACTCCGGAAATACCAGACCGGTACTTTAACAGATGCGGAAAAGAAATCCGTAGCGCAATGGCTTTCCAAATTGGATAGCCAAGAAGGGGAGGTTCCATCCACAGAAGTAAATGCGATGGAGCAGCGATCCATTCAGGAAATCCGGCAACAGTATTTTCCCAAGCCTGTTAGACCCTTATTTTCCCTATACAGCAAGATTGCCGCGATAGCGGCCTGCGTACTCACCATGTTGGGTTTGGGCCTTTGGTACTATCAGGATAGCCAGCACAGCCAGTCGGTAATGGCCGCTGCGGAAGACATGCAGGTGGTTGCTACAGGCATAGGGGAGCAGAAAACCATCAGCCTATCCGATGGTTCCCAAGTTATTCTCAACAGCCAGAGCCAATTGGCCTATCCAAAAAAATTCCATGCCGACAGCCGGGAGGTGAAACTCACCGGAGAAGCATTTTTTGAGGTCAGCAAGAATCCCGAAAAACCTTTTCGGGTGCAGATGCAGGACTTTGATGTTCAGGTATTGGGTACTTCATTCAACATCAAATCCTACCCTGCGGATGCTACATACAGTGTATCGGTCAAGACCGGGCGTGTCGCGGTTTCCAATAAGGACCAGGAGGAGATTATCCTCAATAGGGGTGAGGGAGTACGCATCATGGCCGAATCGGGCAGCTGGGAAAGACAGGAGATCAATCCCGAATCCATCTCCGCCTGGAAAACAGGAAAGCTCGTTTTTATGGATGAATCCCTTGCCGATATCGCTAAGGTACTCGAACGTCGCTACCACATCAGCATAACATTCAAAGATGCCGCCATTGCGCAGCAGAAACTAAATATAACGATCAAGGATCAGGCACTATCCCAAGTTTTGGATGTCCTGCAATTGTCCGGCAATTTTGGCTATACGAAGCAGGCGGATCGGATCCTGATCTGGGGAAAATAA
- a CDS encoding TonB-dependent receptor: protein MTRFTFILLVLHLSGIGVLLAERANSQNFDKIYVRLSSQQRTVNQVLHSVEEQTNYAFAFTKEIGSMNLGFTPKGDYSLESLFKNLGKRNSLKFIPKGNLIAVQREANRPVVQQPGRLSGRIIDDRGNPLPKATIRVLGANVSVQSAIDGTYSIPLAVGTYSIQVSYVSYQTQQISDIRISAGETQRLNITMKESNASIETITVRSTFKKASVAGLYAAQKNAATVTDGISAEQIARTPDNDMGQVLKRITGLTTIDNRSVVVRGMSDRYNQAQLDGVTLPSTSQSKRDFAFDIIPTEMVSAVVVNKTATPDVSSEFSGGQVSINTMDIPDKNFTSIQIGSGGNSQTTGKNFYRLGERSNLEYFGFFDKSAKLPEGILSWYMHQDALRSDLMPLGDKTDPRVKDLPLSFDRKDLTYGSLDAVEQTKRFNSEPLKKYSYKGMPNQNIRLSMGRLYDLKNDMKFGFSASANFRNEQNIIDFNNVRNSAPNSESKPLTWIDSTGIGQAGGGKSYRFNSSSGALANLGLQGKNFKVALKNMYARTYADNYNESIRLTYNDLSNNGGIHLENYQLPEALSLQQHQLTGDYLLPWNIKADAMFTINKIKQQILDERKFKYWLTTILDGEYLFQRPNIMQANSIGNNLVSLDSRMWTSINQTDYNWALGFSRSIDFSTHFSSLFKVGYQGWSKNRNLWVQRVFPYTRSWIENTNNVVPSANMKYDQLYREPNIGFGPIQAIYMPEVSGGKVYDGAMKSHAAYVMADQKIYDFIRLVYGVRLEYFDLSNRQDMVSKRDDSPIPSTLEEGNSVYAKDLVKDKDVRWLPSINATFSLTDKINLRASYSKTAIRPDFRETSFFGFYDFEYDATISGEHVVSTLIDNTDLRFEWYPSPGEIISVTGYYKYLDKPIELISDNTAYPAYIFANMESATNLGLEFEARKNMTFLGDKDWLADFFVYANGTLLKSTVQVLSPYDTKLQPNKEAVRYQEKMPDQNRPLLGQSPWLINLGIGYWGQSFGATASYNHRGYRTFLTARDISQVQFENAPRQVDFQIYGRFLKGKMEAKLNMANLLNEWTSYYLNPIHDSRDVEKVNSIKGDLKFNKDDYDYIVYRKRNGRRFSLSVTYNF, encoded by the coding sequence ATGACAAGATTCACATTTATCTTACTCGTCCTACACCTGAGTGGTATAGGAGTATTGCTGGCCGAGCGGGCAAACTCACAAAATTTTGATAAGATCTATGTACGCCTATCAAGCCAACAGCGTACCGTCAATCAGGTCTTACATTCCGTTGAAGAACAAACCAACTACGCCTTCGCCTTTACCAAGGAAATCGGGAGCATGAACCTCGGATTTACCCCCAAGGGAGATTATTCTTTGGAAAGTCTGTTCAAGAATTTGGGCAAGCGCAACAGCCTTAAGTTTATACCCAAAGGAAACCTGATCGCCGTCCAGCGGGAAGCAAACAGACCTGTCGTACAGCAACCGGGACGCCTATCGGGCCGTATTATCGATGATCGTGGCAATCCGCTACCGAAAGCTACCATCCGTGTGCTCGGCGCCAATGTCTCCGTACAATCCGCCATTGACGGTACCTATTCCATTCCTTTGGCAGTGGGCACCTATAGCATTCAGGTCAGCTATGTTTCCTACCAGACCCAGCAGATTTCCGATATCCGGATTTCCGCCGGCGAAACCCAGCGCCTGAATATCACCATGAAAGAATCCAATGCTTCCATCGAAACCATAACGGTTCGCTCCACGTTCAAGAAAGCGTCCGTGGCCGGTCTGTACGCAGCACAGAAGAACGCTGCCACGGTGACAGATGGTATTTCCGCCGAGCAGATCGCCAGAACCCCCGACAACGATATGGGGCAGGTACTGAAGCGCATTACAGGGTTGACCACCATCGATAACCGCTCCGTAGTGGTGCGCGGTATGTCCGACCGGTACAATCAGGCACAACTGGATGGCGTTACGCTGCCGAGTACTTCCCAAAGTAAAAGGGATTTCGCCTTCGACATCATCCCAACGGAAATGGTCAGTGCTGTGGTCGTCAATAAAACTGCAACACCCGATGTGTCCTCGGAATTCTCCGGTGGACAGGTTTCGATCAATACCATGGACATCCCGGACAAGAACTTTACCTCTATACAGATCGGGTCCGGCGGGAATTCCCAGACAACGGGCAAAAATTTCTATCGATTGGGAGAACGATCAAACCTAGAGTATTTTGGTTTCTTCGATAAATCTGCAAAGCTTCCAGAAGGGATCTTATCCTGGTACATGCACCAAGATGCCCTAAGATCTGACTTAATGCCACTTGGCGATAAAACCGATCCAAGGGTGAAGGATTTGCCATTAAGCTTTGATCGAAAAGATTTAACCTACGGCTCCTTGGATGCAGTGGAACAGACGAAGCGATTTAATTCAGAACCTTTAAAAAAGTATAGCTATAAGGGGATGCCTAACCAAAATATCCGCTTATCCATGGGTAGATTGTACGACCTGAAGAACGACATGAAGTTTGGCTTTTCAGCAAGCGCTAACTTTAGAAATGAACAAAATATAATTGACTTCAACAACGTACGCAATTCAGCTCCAAATTCCGAGTCCAAACCGTTAACCTGGATAGACAGTACGGGAATCGGGCAAGCCGGTGGAGGTAAATCCTACCGCTTCAACAGCAGTTCCGGCGCTCTTGCAAACCTTGGCTTGCAGGGTAAAAACTTTAAGGTCGCATTAAAAAATATGTATGCCCGTACCTATGCTGACAATTACAATGAAAGTATCCGGCTAACCTATAATGATTTATCAAATAATGGCGGGATACACCTAGAAAACTACCAACTACCAGAAGCTCTTTCCTTGCAGCAGCATCAATTAACGGGCGATTACCTCTTGCCATGGAATATCAAGGCTGATGCGATGTTTACGATCAATAAGATCAAGCAACAGATCTTGGATGAGCGAAAATTTAAATATTGGCTTACGACCATCCTTGATGGAGAATACCTATTCCAAAGGCCGAATATAATGCAAGCGAATTCGATAGGTAACAATTTGGTTTCTTTAGATTCCAGAATGTGGACGTCCATTAATCAAACCGATTACAATTGGGCACTTGGTTTTTCCAGAAGCATAGATTTTTCCACCCACTTTTCTTCGCTCTTTAAAGTTGGTTACCAAGGCTGGAGCAAGAACAGAAACCTTTGGGTACAACGCGTATTTCCCTATACCCGTTCCTGGATAGAAAACACGAATAATGTAGTCCCTTCAGCAAATATGAAATATGATCAATTGTATCGGGAGCCGAATATCGGGTTTGGTCCAATTCAGGCCATATACATGCCCGAGGTGTCAGGCGGAAAGGTCTATGACGGCGCCATGAAATCACATGCTGCCTATGTGATGGCCGACCAAAAAATTTATGACTTTATCCGCTTGGTGTATGGGGTCCGGTTGGAATACTTTGATCTCTCCAATAGGCAGGATATGGTCTCAAAAAGGGATGATTCTCCAATTCCTAGCACACTTGAAGAGGGAAATTCTGTTTATGCAAAAGATTTGGTGAAGGATAAGGATGTGCGCTGGTTACCTTCCATCAATGCCACCTTTTCGCTCACCGATAAAATCAATCTTCGAGCTTCCTATTCAAAGACGGCCATCCGCCCAGATTTTAGGGAAACTTCCTTCTTCGGATTTTATGATTTTGAGTACGATGCCACCATTTCAGGAGAGCATGTCGTAAGTACACTAATCGACAACACGGATCTTCGATTTGAATGGTACCCCAGCCCGGGGGAAATCATTTCGGTGACAGGGTATTACAAATACCTGGATAAACCTATTGAACTGATTAGTGACAATACGGCGTACCCAGCCTACATTTTTGCAAATATGGAATCTGCAACCAATTTAGGGTTGGAATTCGAAGCTCGGAAGAATATGACCTTCTTGGGGGATAAAGATTGGTTGGCAGATTTCTTTGTGTATGCCAATGGAACCTTACTGAAATCAACGGTGCAAGTCTTGTCACCTTATGATACTAAACTCCAGCCCAATAAAGAGGCGGTGAGGTATCAGGAAAAGATGCCCGATCAAAATCGCCCGCTATTGGGTCAATCACCCTGGTTGATCAATCTGGGTATCGGTTATTGGGGGCAATCATTTGGCGCAACCGCATCCTACAACCATCGCGGATACCGCACCTTTTTGACAGCACGGGACATATCTCAGGTACAATTTGAAAATGCTCCCCGACAAGTGGATTTCCAAATCTATGGGCGGTTCCTCAAAGGAAAAATGGAAGCCAAACTGAATATGGCCAATCTGTTGAACGAATGGACATCCTATTATTTAAACCCAATACACGATAGTAGGGATG
- a CDS encoding RNA polymerase sigma factor has translation MKETIDQDLVLRIRNSDYIAFEEFHKRFYDSLYRLAIRKIGNAEETYDLLQDMFIEIWEKREEFEMNNALEAYMRNRLWFKIGSYFRKKGFQDKHIQKFTEFLQSQEHQQFNEQEVQEIQHQYDLIMERIAEVIETMPEKMKAVFILSKEEQLSVQAIADKLDISPKTVKNHLHAAMKKMKLEMAEYSPGMLEMLVLIWLINS, from the coding sequence ATGAAAGAAACTATTGACCAAGATCTTGTGCTGCGTATTCGCAATTCAGACTACATCGCGTTTGAAGAATTTCATAAGCGGTTCTATGACAGCCTATACCGATTGGCGATACGCAAGATCGGTAACGCTGAAGAAACATACGATCTACTACAGGATATGTTTATTGAAATATGGGAAAAGAGGGAAGAATTTGAAATGAACAACGCCCTGGAGGCCTACATGCGCAATAGACTGTGGTTCAAGATTGGTTCCTATTTCCGGAAAAAGGGATTCCAGGATAAGCATATCCAAAAGTTCACAGAGTTTCTGCAAAGTCAGGAACACCAACAGTTCAATGAACAGGAAGTGCAGGAAATACAGCACCAATATGATCTAATTATGGAGCGCATCGCTGAAGTTATCGAAACCATGCCCGAAAAGATGAAAGCGGTATTTATCCTGAGCAAGGAAGAACAGCTCAGCGTACAGGCAATCGCCGATAAATTGGATATTTCTCCAAAGACCGTGAAGAATCACCTCCACGCCGCCATGAAAAAAATGAAGCTGGAAATGGCCGAATATTCCCCTGGCATGCTGGAAATGCTTGTACTTATTTGGTTAATAAACTCTTAA